The following coding sequences are from one Thermofilaceae archaeon window:
- a CDS encoding FtsX-like permease family protein: MKRRNEAPVTVVVLAALLVLCSYLATAAPEELKISLLVVEPDGSPLANATVLILNYRTIRPTLIGNTNASGHFTASVPSGDYYVIYILMFSGDTLTHVPVKVDLTNYPNALALSGTVTLYPAARVIVSGRIVYLGGQPAGSARVIVLSREGDPLSRYLSAGEVTVAMEKANVTLSPRIVDVYGPADDYVFIKRGLGAEVLRANEAIVPINTPIRLSIQYSVLEVETTMRIVSQSVERGTREDPLIFKRGDVMEIDLLTISLEGQIHRSKQELASAKELIAMYEAMGFYIPELNDALLRSSDYIASAEQAFARGEPPERVLALLEAARAITVFQVPARLSFLRSIATVGATVMPSFLAAFAAILSFYFFDSQRAKMISFLLLYAALVLTFVYVYPGFRLLWALDRSLFLATVAAALVAFTMVIFVLPRVIKEPQLPGEISLSGLIAVAFTLGKRYSKVKALRTFITVFSIAAFIWAFTVLATFGAVYEKIEERGFADYPFNTFILKKVANGTPLPLNIELDPLLFEGKEGFGTISLTVFNRPDVSLRIAVSHAGREAFLQFAMGVDENELRLDPRLSESIRLVRPFGNDSVILPLTVWNMLGLLGGETLDVTFEAQGFGRQSLRLVASGYFNESSLERVLDPDKAPLRPFVVREGVVSYANASTILITSSRLLTRLLAAEGGYSQVFFAYRIAASNPGEEEGVALASEIIDRRGEGYVAISCYNGKCTRVYYGTRVRSIFEQELTFLVPLLIVVANVLLSMLSIIRERRREIFIFTTVGFNPRHIALVFLAEAIVYGLLSGGFGYVAGLASFRLLSMFAGHLNLMIREKLEWYWSYLAIALAVVVSIVGAIKPSMDAAYMFAPTEVRRIKIAEVRERAKRTEYVTRTAAAKTFSIPGEVKADEGEVAFAYIYSKLADLSYGELEAVRELTDHPAEERPDGTRIKRFTFIYASTTQLGEKAEIDCELRFVLSPSADSYRVELTTKPVGQAPISHMDYAADLVKRIINDWMSERERLLSPV, from the coding sequence ATGAAAAGGAGGAACGAAGCACCAGTAACGGTAGTAGTCTTAGCAGCGCTTTTAGTACTCTGCTCCTATCTAGCAACAGCTGCCCCAGAAGAGCTTAAAATCTCTCTCCTAGTAGTGGAGCCCGACGGGTCACCTCTCGCTAACGCTACGGTCCTCATCCTTAACTATAGGACGATACGCCCGACTCTCATTGGTAACACAAACGCAAGTGGGCATTTCACTGCGTCCGTGCCATCCGGTGACTACTACGTCATCTATATCCTCATGTTTTCAGGAGATACGCTCACTCACGTACCCGTTAAAGTGGATCTAACGAACTACCCGAACGCCCTAGCCCTCTCGGGCACTGTGACGCTGTATCCGGCGGCGCGCGTCATCGTCTCAGGTCGGATAGTGTACTTGGGTGGTCAGCCGGCGGGCTCAGCCCGCGTTATCGTACTGAGTAGAGAGGGCGATCCTCTTTCCCGATATTTAAGTGCTGGTGAAGTAACTGTTGCGATGGAGAAAGCCAACGTAACACTAAGCCCTCGAATCGTCGATGTTTACGGCCCAGCCGATGATTACGTCTTTATCAAAAGGGGGTTAGGCGCTGAGGTACTTCGAGCCAACGAAGCGATAGTCCCCATAAACACCCCTATTCGTCTGAGTATTCAGTACAGCGTTCTGGAGGTTGAGACGACGATGCGCATCGTTTCGCAGAGCGTTGAGAGAGGTACCCGTGAAGACCCCCTCATTTTCAAGAGGGGTGATGTCATGGAGATAGACCTTTTAACCATCAGCCTTGAAGGCCAGATCCATCGCTCGAAGCAGGAGCTTGCTAGCGCCAAGGAGCTGATCGCAATGTACGAGGCTATGGGCTTCTACATACCGGAGCTGAATGATGCGCTGCTTCGGAGCAGCGATTATATCGCGAGCGCAGAGCAAGCGTTTGCACGAGGAGAGCCTCCTGAGAGAGTGCTAGCGCTGCTCGAGGCGGCGCGAGCGATAACTGTTTTCCAGGTACCAGCGCGATTGAGCTTCCTCAGAAGTATAGCAACGGTGGGCGCAACGGTAATGCCCAGCTTCCTAGCAGCATTCGCCGCAATCCTATCCTTCTACTTCTTCGATAGTCAGCGCGCCAAGATGATCTCCTTCCTACTGCTCTATGCAGCTCTCGTGCTAACCTTCGTCTACGTTTACCCAGGCTTCAGGCTGCTCTGGGCTCTGGACAGATCCCTCTTCCTAGCGACCGTAGCTGCAGCTCTCGTGGCGTTTACCATGGTAATCTTCGTACTTCCGCGGGTAATCAAGGAGCCCCAGCTACCAGGTGAGATCTCCCTTTCAGGCCTCATCGCCGTAGCATTCACGCTGGGCAAGCGGTATTCAAAGGTCAAGGCGTTGAGGACGTTCATCACGGTTTTCAGCATTGCCGCTTTCATCTGGGCTTTCACAGTGCTAGCAACGTTCGGCGCGGTCTACGAGAAGATCGAAGAAAGGGGGTTCGCCGACTACCCGTTTAACACTTTCATCTTAAAGAAAGTCGCAAATGGGACCCCGCTACCCTTAAACATCGAGCTCGACCCTCTACTATTTGAGGGTAAGGAAGGTTTTGGAACCATCTCGTTAACGGTTTTCAACAGGCCCGACGTCAGCCTTAGAATTGCGGTGTCCCACGCGGGTCGCGAGGCCTTTCTGCAGTTCGCCATGGGGGTGGACGAGAACGAGTTGAGGCTTGATCCAAGACTGTCGGAGAGTATCAGGCTAGTAAGACCGTTCGGAAACGATTCCGTCATCCTACCCTTGACCGTTTGGAACATGCTCGGCTTACTCGGAGGAGAGACTCTCGACGTTACGTTTGAAGCGCAAGGCTTTGGAAGGCAAAGCCTAAGACTGGTGGCTTCTGGCTACTTTAACGAATCGTCTTTGGAAAGGGTTCTTGACCCAGATAAGGCTCCTCTTAGACCATTCGTCGTGAGAGAAGGTGTGGTTAGCTACGCCAACGCTTCGACTATCCTCATTACATCGTCTCGCCTGCTCACACGATTGCTAGCAGCTGAAGGAGGTTACTCACAGGTGTTCTTCGCTTATAGAATCGCAGCATCCAACCCTGGCGAAGAGGAGGGAGTAGCATTAGCCAGCGAGATCATCGATAGACGGGGCGAGGGGTACGTCGCGATATCCTGTTACAACGGTAAGTGTACGAGAGTCTACTATGGCACGCGCGTCAGGAGTATCTTCGAGCAAGAGCTCACGTTCCTGGTTCCTCTGCTCATCGTCGTCGCAAACGTGCTACTGAGTATGTTGAGCATCATCAGGGAGAGGAGGAGAGAGATCTTCATCTTTACAACCGTGGGCTTTAACCCGAGGCATATCGCTCTCGTCTTCCTCGCCGAGGCAATCGTATACGGGCTCTTGAGCGGAGGCTTCGGCTACGTGGCCGGCCTAGCATCGTTTAGATTGCTCAGCATGTTTGCAGGTCACTTAAACCTCATGATCAGAGAAAAGCTTGAGTGGTACTGGAGCTACCTGGCCATCGCGCTCGCCGTAGTCGTCTCAATAGTAGGTGCGATCAAGCCGTCAATGGACGCTGCATACATGTTCGCGCCCACAGAAGTTCGAAGGATAAAGATTGCTGAAGTGAGGGAGAGAGCTAAGCGTACAGAGTACGTGACACGCACAGCAGCGGCGAAAACGTTCTCAATACCGGGTGAGGTTAAAGCCGATGAGGGAGAGGTGGCTTTCGCCTACATCTACTCCAAGCTGGCCGATTTGAGCTACGGTGAGCTTGAGGCCGTGAGGGAGCTGACGGATCACCCAGCGGAAGAGCGCCCAGACGGTACGCGCATCAAGCGCTTCACCTTCATTTACGCGAGTACAACGCAGCTGGGGGAGAAGGCTGAAATTGACTGCGAGCTTCGCTTCGTGCTCAGCCCCTCCGCGGACTCGTATAGGGTTGAGCTGACAACGAAACCTGTGGGACAAGCTCCTATAAGCCACATGGATTACGCCGCGGATCTGGTGAAAAGGATCATCAATGATTGGATGAGCGAGAGAGAAAGGCTTCTCTCCCCTGTCTAG
- a CDS encoding adenylate kinase family protein: MNKREVLPMIILIGGTPGVGKTTVAKRVAESIGGKYINVAELAVKEGLVVGYDAERDAYIIDDARARERLRQAAREGIIIVDTHVASAVPREELYVAVILRLDPRELETRLRSRGYPEWKVLENVQAEVLDACLVEAVELFGAERVFEIDVTGKSVEQIVEEVMAVIKSGKGSKPGSVNWLERLGGEAIKYLANA, from the coding sequence GTGAACAAGCGCGAGGTGCTGCCAATGATAATTCTCATAGGAGGTACGCCAGGCGTGGGCAAAACCACGGTTGCAAAAAGAGTGGCTGAAAGCATTGGGGGCAAATACATCAACGTAGCCGAGCTGGCCGTGAAAGAGGGGCTCGTTGTAGGCTACGACGCAGAGAGAGACGCTTACATAATTGATGATGCGAGAGCGCGGGAGAGGCTACGTCAAGCTGCCAGAGAAGGCATCATAATCGTTGATACTCACGTCGCTTCGGCTGTGCCGCGGGAAGAGCTCTACGTTGCTGTAATCCTACGGTTGGACCCCCGTGAGCTGGAGACAAGGCTACGCAGTAGAGGTTACCCGGAGTGGAAGGTGCTCGAGAACGTGCAAGCCGAAGTCCTTGACGCATGCCTAGTTGAGGCAGTAGAACTATTCGGAGCCGAAAGAGTCTTCGAAATCGATGTAACCGGGAAAAGCGTTGAACAGATTGTTGAGGAGGTGATGGCTGTTATCAAGAGTGGGAAGGGAAGCAAGCCTGGCTCCGTTAACTGGCTGGAGCGGCTTGGAGGGGAGGCGATAAAGTATCTAGCGAACGCTTAA
- a CDS encoding phosphoribosyltransferase codes for MDNVCASTRLRVVSWEKLVSDVERLAEAVKGRNFDAIVAVARGGLVIARLLSDMLDVKRILSLQVEYYEDIGKRKSRPSIIGGLGSEVVGMSLLVVDDIADTGDTLKTVAEYLKSAGAANIVTCTLYVKPWCTYKPDHYVETVEEWVVFPYEHAETARTLLEEGWSYQQLLNEGIRGSVLAMADRTLRGKR; via the coding sequence GTGGATAATGTTTGCGCTTCAACCAGGCTCCGAGTAGTCTCGTGGGAGAAGCTCGTCAGCGACGTTGAGCGCTTGGCAGAGGCTGTCAAAGGTAGAAATTTTGATGCAATCGTAGCCGTGGCGAGAGGTGGGCTCGTTATAGCAAGGCTTCTCTCGGATATGCTCGATGTGAAAAGGATACTCTCTCTTCAGGTCGAGTACTACGAGGATATAGGGAAACGCAAGTCCAGGCCAAGCATCATCGGAGGGCTTGGCTCCGAAGTGGTCGGCATGTCATTGCTGGTCGTTGATGACATAGCGGATACAGGTGACACGTTAAAGACCGTAGCAGAGTACTTGAAAAGCGCTGGTGCCGCCAACATCGTTACCTGTACCCTCTACGTGAAACCGTGGTGCACATACAAACCCGACCACTACGTTGAAACAGTAGAGGAATGGGTTGTTTTCCCCTACGAGCATGCAGAGACAGCTAGAACGCTCCTTGAAGAGGGCTGGAGTTACCAGCAGCTGTTAAACGAGGGGATAAGGGGGTCAGTCCTGGCTATGGCGGACCGTACACTCCGTGGAAAACGTTAA
- a CDS encoding ABC transporter substrate-binding protein, producing MKERLVAILILLTVISANFLTFELVKAAPEVPQGPWVDEVVWIKEPDPAKVVDMISKGDIHAYFSDVRPDPKLAERIKTDPNIAYKYAYGLYFELTFNPVGPEFKDGSFNPFYNPRVREAMNWLVDRNYIVEEIMLGFARPKWFPLVSAFPDYAKLADVVKVLEAKYSYNPELARTVIFEEMAKMGCEYRDGKWYYKGRPVVIKFLIRVEDQRRQIGDYVADQLEKLGFTVERMYKTSREAAPIWLRGDPADGQWHVYTGGWITTAVSRDDADVWAFFYTPLGRPEPLWQAYKPDPIFYEVAAKLWNREFKTIEERQELMAKAAELAMKDSVRVWLVDQIVPYLHRKDVTLAADLSGGFATALWSRTVRFVDKVGGTFRAGNREVLVDPWNPVAGTNWVYDSVIIAATQGYAFLTNPYTGLPMPERVVNATVFAEKGVSTTTSSDWLTLRFVDKVEVPADAWWGFDTKAGKVVTASEAGVRYAKVRVVVNYGNVLGKIRYHDGTTMSIADWVALWPLSFYRVDPESPLYDAAAVPGFTEWRKLFMGWRILSTSPLVIEWYGNFTHPEAEFIVTYFAGWPNIPWHVTAIGIRAEEKGLLAFSTSKADKLKVEWMNYIGGPSLKILEDTLREMLDTGYIPFKEFASKYVTPEEAKARYQALLNWYQAHGHFWVGDGPFYLDSVDYLAHTAVLKANRNYPDKADRWAWLAEPPIPEVSIEVPENVVPGLPANITVRVSYKGQPYPAGRIEFVKYLILDAAGNVLGKGEAAAVADGVFRISVPAEVTGKMTPGAYKVLTFTLSKDVAMPVTSEASFLAISQIAYMSTLLARTEARITSLEQSTSARLSDLEGRIAALSSSVNTAIALGALAVILAIIALALPFIRKTPTKPSSETVVR from the coding sequence ATGAAAGAACGTCTAGTAGCAATACTGATCCTACTGACAGTGATTTCGGCAAACTTCCTAACGTTCGAGCTGGTGAAAGCTGCACCTGAGGTTCCGCAGGGACCCTGGGTCGATGAGGTCGTTTGGATAAAAGAACCTGATCCCGCTAAGGTCGTGGACATGATCAGCAAAGGCGACATTCACGCCTACTTCAGTGATGTTCGACCTGATCCCAAGCTCGCTGAACGTATTAAAACCGATCCGAACATCGCCTATAAGTACGCATATGGACTCTACTTCGAGTTAACTTTCAACCCGGTAGGTCCGGAGTTTAAGGATGGCAGTTTCAACCCGTTCTACAACCCGAGGGTAAGGGAAGCCATGAACTGGTTGGTGGACAGAAATTACATTGTGGAAGAGATAATGCTCGGCTTCGCTAGGCCGAAGTGGTTCCCCCTTGTTTCAGCCTTCCCGGACTACGCTAAGCTAGCCGACGTCGTGAAGGTTCTAGAGGCGAAGTACAGTTATAACCCCGAACTAGCTAGGACAGTGATCTTCGAAGAGATGGCAAAGATGGGCTGCGAGTATAGGGATGGAAAGTGGTACTATAAGGGTAGGCCAGTCGTCATTAAGTTCTTGATTAGGGTTGAGGATCAGAGGAGGCAGATTGGCGATTACGTTGCTGACCAGTTGGAGAAGCTTGGTTTCACCGTTGAGAGGATGTATAAGACTTCGCGAGAAGCTGCACCGATCTGGTTGAGAGGGGATCCGGCGGATGGCCAATGGCATGTCTACACGGGCGGCTGGATCACCACCGCTGTGAGCAGGGATGACGCCGACGTTTGGGCTTTCTTCTACACACCGTTGGGCAGGCCGGAGCCCCTCTGGCAGGCCTACAAGCCCGACCCAATCTTCTACGAAGTCGCTGCTAAACTGTGGAACAGGGAGTTCAAAACAATTGAAGAGAGACAAGAGTTGATGGCGAAGGCAGCGGAGTTGGCAATGAAGGATTCTGTGAGAGTTTGGCTCGTCGATCAGATCGTGCCCTACTTACATAGGAAAGATGTAACTCTAGCTGCAGACCTGAGCGGCGGATTTGCAACAGCTCTCTGGTCGAGAACCGTAAGATTTGTTGATAAGGTCGGTGGAACGTTTAGAGCTGGCAACAGGGAGGTGCTGGTTGACCCATGGAACCCCGTAGCTGGCACCAACTGGGTATACGATTCCGTAATCATTGCAGCAACTCAGGGTTATGCGTTCCTCACCAACCCCTACACTGGTCTGCCAATGCCTGAGAGAGTCGTTAACGCTACTGTGTTCGCCGAGAAAGGAGTGAGCACGACAACTTCAAGCGATTGGTTGACCCTCAGATTCGTCGATAAAGTTGAGGTTCCCGCGGACGCTTGGTGGGGTTTCGATACGAAAGCCGGTAAAGTGGTAACAGCCAGTGAAGCTGGAGTAAGGTACGCTAAAGTCAGGGTTGTGGTAAACTACGGAAATGTTCTAGGCAAGATCAGGTACCACGATGGTACAACAATGTCGATTGCCGATTGGGTCGCCCTGTGGCCACTGAGCTTCTACAGGGTGGATCCTGAGAGCCCGCTCTACGATGCCGCTGCTGTACCAGGTTTCACAGAGTGGAGGAAACTGTTCATGGGTTGGAGGATCCTTAGCACCTCTCCCCTCGTGATCGAGTGGTACGGCAACTTCACTCATCCAGAAGCTGAGTTCATCGTCACCTACTTTGCCGGTTGGCCGAATATTCCATGGCACGTAACAGCTATAGGCATCAGGGCGGAGGAGAAAGGCTTGCTAGCCTTCAGCACCAGTAAAGCTGACAAGTTGAAGGTGGAGTGGATGAACTACATCGGAGGACCTTCACTGAAGATCCTGGAGGATACGCTACGCGAAATGCTAGATACTGGCTACATACCCTTCAAAGAGTTCGCGAGCAAATACGTAACACCTGAGGAAGCAAAAGCCAGGTACCAGGCTCTTCTAAACTGGTACCAGGCTCACGGCCACTTCTGGGTTGGGGACGGTCCATTCTACTTGGACAGCGTTGACTACTTGGCCCATACGGCTGTGCTGAAGGCGAATAGGAACTATCCAGATAAGGCTGACAGGTGGGCGTGGTTAGCGGAGCCACCGATACCCGAGGTGAGTATAGAGGTGCCTGAGAACGTTGTACCTGGCCTTCCTGCCAACATTACGGTTAGGGTTAGCTACAAGGGTCAGCCCTACCCGGCCGGTAGAATCGAGTTCGTAAAGTACTTGATTCTTGACGCAGCTGGGAACGTGCTGGGTAAAGGTGAAGCTGCAGCGGTCGCCGACGGCGTGTTCAGGATCTCAGTACCGGCTGAGGTTACAGGTAAGATGACCCCTGGTGCATACAAGGTGTTGACTTTCACTTTGAGCAAGGATGTGGCAATGCCTGTGACAAGTGAGGCCAGCTTCTTGGCCATCTCCCAGATCGCTTACATGTCAACTCTGCTTGCTCGAACCGAAGCTAGGATAACCAGCTTAGAGCAGAGCACAAGCGCGAGGCTCTCAGATTTAGAGGGAAGAATTGCCGCATTAAGCTCCTCAGTGAATACGGCGATTGCGCTGGGAGCACTGGCTGTCATCCTTGCGATCATCGCATTAGCCTTGCCGTTTATACGTAAAACACCCACTAAACCTTCATCAGAAACGGTTGTAAGATAA